The DNA region GGCGCCTTTCGAGCAGCCCGCGGCGATCGCCGCGCTGGTGCGTGATTTCATCAAAAAGTAACAACATCCCCGATGGCCGCGCGACTCGTTGCGATCGGCGACTCGACCCCGCGCGAGTTCCCGCTCAATCGCGACCGCGCCGCCATTGGCAGCGCAGCGGGTAGCGATCTCCTCCTCGCCGACCGGACCGTCTCCCGCAATCACGCGACCCTCGAGCGGCGCGACGGCGTCTGGTTTCTCGCGGATACCGGCTCGACCAATGGCACGTTTCGCAACGGGGAGCGCGTCAACACCGCGACCCGCCTGCGCGACGGCGACGAACTGCGCTGGGGTGCCGTGCGCTATCGCTTCGCCGATGAGATCCAGGCGTCTGCGGCTGCGCCCATGCCCGCGCGGCGCAAAAGCGTATGGCGCTTCGCGGCCTTGGTCCTGATTCTTGTCGCCGCCTTCGGCACGACGCTCTTCGTGATCAATTTCGACCGGATGGAAAATCCCGGCGTCACCCCGACCGCGCGAGCAACTTCATTGCTAGCGACCGCGCCCGCAGCGGCATCGCCCGCCACTGCACCAGCCGTCACTCCGCAGGTCGCCACCGCGGCCACTCCGGTGCCGCCGGCCCCGCCCGAGTCCGAACCGCTGGGTTGGCTCATCGCCTTGAACAACTATCGACGGGCCGCAGGCGTCGCCGAGGTCAGCGACGACCCGCGCTTGAGTCCCGGCTGCGCCGCGCATTCCCGCTATATCGTCAAGAATTTCAGCGCCGCGATCGGCCGCGGTCTCGGCGGTACGATCCATACTGAGGACTCGGCCAAGCCCTGGTTCACCGCAGCCGGCTTGAACGCGGCGCGCAATGGCGACGTCGACGAGATGTGGGACCCCGGCCATGTCGCAACGCCGTCGTGGGCGATCGACAATCTGATGGAGGGACCCTTTCATCGCGTCTCGATGCTCGACCCGCGCCTGCGCAGCGTCGGCTATGGCCATTTCTGCGAGAACGGCTACTGCGTCGCGACGCTTGATATCCACAGCGACGCCAGCGGACTCACGCCGCCGCTCGCCAAACCGATTGAGTATCCACCCGACGGCGCCACGATTACCACGACCTCCTTCACTGGAGAATGGCCCAATCCGCTGACCAGTTGCCCAGGCTACGTCGCGCCTGCGGGCTACGCGATCACGCTGCAGCCCGGCGCCGGGGCAGTTCCACCAGTGACTAACTATTCGCTGACGCGCACCGCACCGACGGCACAAAAGCTCGACGCCTGCGCGCTCACGGCGCAGACCTACACGAACCCGGATCCGGTTGCTCAGGAAGTCACGCGCGCGGGTTTGCGCGCCTATGGCGCGATCGTGATCATGCCGCGCCAGCCCCTCCAACGCGGCGATTACGCAGTCTCGATCACCGCCGGCGCCCAGACCTACGCCTGGTCATTCTCCGTCAACCCATGACTTTTTGTAGCTGTGTTGCACAGTTTACGCTATGATGACCATTATGACTAGGATGACTATGAGATTAAATGATCACGAAGATCGCGCGACTTGGGCGGTTGCCGAGGCTAAGGCGCGCTTCAGCGAGGTGATTGACCGCGCACTCGCGGATGGTCCACAGACCATCACTCGTAAAGGTCAAAAGGCGGTGGTCGTCGTGTCGGCTGAGGAGTGGCAGCGCAAGACCAAACGCAAGGGCAACCTTGCGGAGTTCTTCGCGGCCTCGCCGCTGCGCGGCTCGAACCTGAAGATTAAACGGTCCAAGGATAGGCCGCGCGAGATTGAGGTGTGAATTTTCTGGTCGACACCAACGTGGTGTCGGAATGGGTCACGCCGCAACCGGATCGCAACGTTATTTCCTGGCTGGCCAACGTAGACGAAGACCGGGTGTTCATCAGCGTCATTTCGTTCGCGGAAATCCGCCGAGGGCTCGAGATGTTGCCGGCCGGGCGCCGCCGCGACCGCCTGGCGGCCTGGCTTACCGAGGAACTACCGGTGCGGTTCGAAGACCGCATCCTCAACATTGATCCGCACGTTGCTGAGACCTGGGGCGTGGTCATGGCACGGGGCCAGAAGCTCGGCCTGACGCTCGGGTCGATGGACGCGTTCGTCGCCGCCACCGCAGAGGTTCATACGCTCACGCTCGCTACCCGCAACGTGAAGGACTTCGAGCGCTTGGGCATCTCGCTGCTTGACCCTTGGCAGCCCGGTTAATGAGCTTTCCCTCTGACTTTTGCGCTTGCGTGACCGCGGCGGCTCGAATAGTGCTGTAGGGTCAACCTTTCTCGAACCACGCTTGGTAGTGATGAAAACGAAATTACTCCGGATGGCGAGCGCTGCGCTCGTCGCGCTCGCGCTAACCGCCGCGGCCTGTCAGGGCGCGGCCAACCCTAAATTGGACGGATTACCTGTGCGCAACACTGGACATTACGTGACGCTCGAAACTGACCGCGGGAATATCGTGCTGGAACTTTATCCCGAGGTCGCTCCCAAAACTGTCGCCAACTTCGAAAAGCTCTCGAAGGACGGCTTCTATAACAACCTGACGTTTCATCGGGTCGAGCCCGGCTTCGTCGTGCAGGGTGGCGACCCGGCAGGCAACGGCACGGGCGGCCCCGGTTACGAGGTGCCGGCCGAAATCAGCTTGACCGAGAAACATCTGCGCGGCACCCTCGCGATGGCGCGGACCGGCGACAACGTCAATCCCGAGCGCAAATCCAGCGGCAGCCAGTTCTATATCTGCCTCGCCCCGGCGCCTTTCCTCGACGGCCAGTACACCTCGTTCGGCGGCGTCGTCGAAGGGATGAACGTGGTCGATCAGATCAAGGTCGGCGACCATATCAAGAAGGCCGTCGTCAGTAGCGCTCTGCCGAAATAGGCGCTCCGGCGCAACGCATTCCATTATGGGCGCATCAGGAAGCGGCCAGCCGCAGGCGGCCTACTTCACCCAGCCAGCTTACTTCACCGTCGACCTGCACCTGCACACGACGCGCGGCAGCTCCGATTCCAATCTCTCGCCCAAGGAGCTGATCGAGCGCGCCCGCGCGATCGCGATCGGCGCGGTCTGCGTCACCGAACACGACAATCTGTGGGACTTAAAAGAGATCGCGCCGTTGGCCGATGCGGCCGGCGTCGTCTGTATCCGCGGGATGGAAGTGACTACCGAGCAGGGGCACGTCGGCGTCTTCGGTTTGAACGAGTATGTTGGCGGCATTTACAAGCTCGCGGGCTTGCGCAAGGTCGTCGATCAGCATGGCGGCATCATGATCGCGAACCATCCCTTTCGCTACAAGCTCGACCCGCGCTTCGCCTTCATGAACTCGGATGACGAGCCGATCGACCCGGCGCATCCCGAACGCGCGGCCAAGCTCGAAATCATTCAGATGTGCGACGCGATCGAAGTTTTGAACGCGGCTTGCTCCGAAGAGGAGAATCAGTTCGCCTTGCGAGTCGCGCGCGCCCTCGGCCTGGCCGAAGTTGCCGGCTCGGATTCGCACTCGGCCAATTCGATCGGCGTCGCAACGACATTGTTAGCTGAACCGATTCGCACCGACCGCGACCTGATCGAAGCGATTCGCGCGCGCCAAACGCGTGCGGGCCGCGGTCTGCTGAGCGGCGCCGTCGTGCCCTTCGAACTTGCTTAAAGCATGGGTTAGCGCTTGCGGTTTTCGTCCGCCGACTTGACCGCAAACGGCGCGATGAAGGCCTGAGCGGGATCGGCGAGTAAATTGAGGAACTTCAGCTCGGCAAATTTGCCCGCAACCTGAATCGTCGAGATCGACGCATTGTCGATCCGCAACCGATGAAAGTACGCCAACTCCAGCCCCATGAAATGGCATAACACGGTGCGAATGATGTCGCCGTGCGAAACGAACATCACCCGGTCACCCGGATAGCGCCCGAGCGCGTCCATCACCGCACCGACCCCGCGCGCCTGCACCTGCGGGATACTCTCGCCGCCCGGGGTTGCCTTCTCGACCGGCGCCTGACGATATTCGGCGTAATAGGGGTCGGCGATCAGCTCGTGATAGACCATCCCTTCCCAGCGGCCGTAGAGCACTTCGGCGATCGCCGGCTCTTCGACGATCTTGATGCCCCCCAACCCCGCCGCCATGATGTCGGCGGTTTGTCGCGCACGGACGAGCGGGCTCGTAACGATCACGTCGGGCCGGAGCTCCGCCGCGAAGCGCGCCGCCGCCTCCACCTGCGATCGCCCGCGCGCGTTGAGCTCGATCGGGTTGCGCCCCATCACGCGGCCCTCGCGATTCCAGTCGGTCTCGCCGTGCCGCATGAGCATCACCGCCCCGCGCAGGTCGCTATGCTCGACGAGCTTCTGTGCCACGTAAAAAGGACCGAGCGCCATGCGTACGCGCCGTCAGCTCACGCCAACGCTGGCATCATCGCCAACGTCCGAGCAATGGCTGACGCCCGCGCAGCTTTTATCTATGACTTGCTGCAAGAATCTGCGATCAGAGCAAGAATCCGCCGGCTTTACCGTCCAGCAGCGGCGGCGTGATCTTGAGCCTGATTTTGGGCATGGCCGTGAGCGCCGTCGGTCGGCGCGGCGAGTCCGCAGAACGCCTCGTAATCGATCAGGGTGGTCTGCGTCGGATGGTCGCTGCAGACCGGGCATTCCGGATTGCGCCGGATCTTTAGCATCCGCACATAGTCGCTCGACAGCGTATCGAAATAAACCATCTTCCCCATCAGCGGCTTGCCCGCACCGAGAATCAGCTTGATCGCCTCCAGCGCTTCGATTGAGCCGATCACGCCCGGCAGCGCGCCGAGCACTCCGGCCTCAGCGCACGAGGGCGCCATGTCGGGCGGCGCCGGCTCCGGGTAGAGGCAGCGATAACACGGGCCGCCGGCGGCTGGATGAAAGACCGTGGCGTTGCCCTCGAAACGAAAAATCGCGCCGTCCACCAAGGGCTTTTTCGCGAATACGCAGGCGTCGTTAATCAAGTAGCGAGTGGGGAAATTATCGCCGCAATTTACGACGACGTCGTAAGCCTTGACGATCTCCATCACGTTTTCGGCGCTGAGCCGCACGTCGTGGCGGACGACCTTGACGCCGGGATTGATCGCGCTGAGCTGCTTCTGCGCCGATTCCGTCTTGGCCATCCCGACGCGATCGACGGTGTGAATAATCTGCCGCTGCAAATTAGAGAGATCGACGACGTCGAAATCGACCAGGCCGATCGTGCCGACGCCCGCCGCCGCAAGATACATCGACGTGGGCGAGCCCAGAGCGCCCGCACCGAGGATCAGCACTTTCGCATCGAGCAGCTTCGCCTGCCCCTTCTCGCCCACCTCCGGAATCACAAAATGGCGCGAGTAGCGGGTTAATTCATCGGGCGTAAAAGCCCGGTCGGCAACAAAGGGCAGCCCGCGATCTTTCCAGGCATTGAAACCCCCGGTCAGATTGTAGAGGTTTTCGTAACCCAGCTCGTGCAGTGTGCGTGCCGCCAGCAACGAGCGCGTCCCCGATGCGCACTGGAGAATCACCGGCGTCTTATGATCGGGCACTTTCTCCTCGATGCGTAGTTCGAGGAAGCCGCGCGGGATAAACACCGCCTGCGGAATATGGCCCTGCCGCCATTCGTCGCTCTCGCGCACATCGACCAACACCGTGCCGGGCTTGTCGAGCATCCGGCGCGCCTCGTCAATATCTATCTGCTTAATCGTCGAGCGCGCTTCGTCGAGGATATTCTTCGAGGTTTTCGCCATCGTTGATTCCTTTGGTCGGGTTCGCACTGATTCAGCTTCGGGATTATCATAAGCATCGTCGGTGCACGATGCAGAAACACCGCTTACCCGCCGATCATGAGGTGCGATTCGAGGAAGGTTCGCACAAAGTTGAGCACCTGACTCGCGTGACCGCGCGGCGCCACGTCGGCGAAGGTCCGCGCCACCCGTCCGTCCTTGCCGATCACGAAAGTGACGCGCCTGGCAGTCTTGCCGTTAAGCACGCCAAAGGCGCGCGCGAGGTCGCCACCGGTGTCGGCGAGAAGCGTAAAGGGAAACGCATGTTTTTCAGCAAAGCTCTGATGGGATTCCAAGCTGTCGGTGCTGACTCCGACGATCGCGCAGTTGAGCGCCGCGAACTGAGCATGCAGATCGCGGAATTCCTTGCCCTCGACCGTGCATCCGGGGGTGTCGTCCTTCGGATAGAAATAGACGACGACGCAGCGTCCGCGATAATCGGCCAGCCGATGCGGCCGGCCGTGCTGATCGAGCAGACTGACCTCGGCGGCGGCGAATTCCAGTGCGCGCGCCTCCTCAGCTTGCGGCGGCATGAACTTCAGCCTGCTCCGCGACCGCGCGCCGTTTGGTAAACTTGATCGCAGCGTTATCGATATTGATCGAGCAGAGCGACCCACACATGCTGCAGACGTTCGACCCGCCGGCCTCGCTTTCTTCCTTGTAGCGCCGAGCCTTGTCCGGATCCATTGCCATCGCGTACATCCCTTCCCAATTGAGCGCTTTGCGATACCGCGACATCTGATCATTCCAGGCCTTGGCGGCACGCACGCCCTTCACCAGGTCGCCCGAATGCGCCGCGATCCGCGTGGCGATCACGCCTTCGCGCACATCCTCGATATCGGGCAGCCGCAGATGCTCCGCGGGCGTCACGTAGCACAGGAAGTCGGTGCCGGCGGCCGACGCGATCGCGCCGCCGATCGCGCCGGTGATATGATCGTAACCGGGCGCAACGTCGCAGGTCAGCGGTCCAAGAACGTAGAAGGGCGCGCCCCCGCACACCCGCTTTTGCAGCTTGACGTTGGCCTCAATCTGATCGAGCGGCACATGCCCTGGCCCTTCGATCATCACCTGCACGCCGCGTGCGCGCGCCCGCTCGGTCAGCTCGCCGAGAATCAGCAGCTCAGCCAGCTGGCCGCGATCAGTCGCGTCGCCAGTCGCGCCGGGCCGCAGGCCGTCCCCCAACGAAATCGTGACGTCATGCTCGCGCAGAATGTCGCAGACCTCGTCGTAATGTTCGTAGAGCGGATTCTCGTTGCCGGTGCGCTCAATCCAGGCCGCGAGCAGCGCCCCCCCGCGCGAGACGATACCCTCGATCCGCTGATGGCCCCGCAGCTTGCTGACGCTGTCGCGCGTCACGCCGCAATGGAGCGTCATGTAGTCCACGCCTTGGCGGGCCTGGCGCTCAATCACATCGAGGAAAAACTTCGTCTCGAGATCCATGATCGAGTTTTCCGACGCCACCTGGTAAATCGGCACCGTGCCGAGAATCACCTGGCAGCGCGACAAAATCTCAACCCGAATCTGATCGAGGTCGGTGCCAGTCGAGAGATCCATCACCGAATCTGCGCCGTAGCGCACCGCAGTGTAGAGCTTCTCGACCTCCTCGCTCACCAACTGATGAAAGTTGGAGGCCCCGATATTCGCATTGACCTTGGTGCGCAGCCTGCGCCCGATCCCGATCGCGCGAAAATCATGATGCAGGTTGTGCGGAATGACGACCTCGCCCGAGGCCACCAGCTCGCGAATTTCCTCGACGCTGAGGCCTTCATCCTCGGCGACCTCGCTTATCTGTTGGGTGATGATACCCTGTCGTGCAGCTTCAAGTTGAGTCATATTGCGCCTCTGGCAGAAAATCTCGCGCGATGTCTGGAAGCCATTCTAGCACTTCCAGATACGCCTCAATATGGACGGCCTCGTGGCTTCGGATGCTCCGATATACGAACCTTTTTCAAGCTCGAGTCGGAGAAGGTGTCGTCCGGACCGCCACTATAGGTGGCGTGCTAAAAGACAGTCAAGCCAAAGTATCAGCCAGCCGTCAGAGCGAACTGCTGCCCCGGTGTTGATTGCGGCGGCTTCAGATTGGCCTCCGAAATCCTCCCTGCCACCCTTCGTTCCGGGCGCGGCAGCCGCCTGGTGCAAATCTGACTAACTGCGTTCCCGACGCTCGAACGAGGGCCCCGAGAAGCCCGTGCCGAAATTGATGCGGGTGTTGCCGGTGTTCATGCCGCCATCAACCACCATCGCGGTCCCGGTGATCCATTCCGCTTCGTCGCTGGCGAGAAACAGCGCCATCGCCGCGATATCCTCGGGCCGTCCGGCGCGCGGGATTGGCTGCGAGCGATCCATATTAGCGCGCGCCGCCTCCTCACCGCCCGGCATCCCACGATAGACCAGCGGCGTCAGGACGCCGCCCGGACAGATACAATTCACCCGGATCCGATCGCGGCCGAGTTCAATCGCGGCGCTCTCGGTCAGGCTCACGACCGCGGCCTTCGCGGCGCTGTAGGCGTGCAGCCCGGCCACTCCGCGCAGCCCGGCCACCGACGACGTCGAGATGATCGATCCGCCCCCGGCTTTGCGCATCGGCGCGATCGAATACTTGATCCCGAGAAACACTGCGCGCGTCAGAATGATGAAGCTCTTGTCCCAATCCGCGCCCTCGGTCTCTTCGAGACGCCCGGTCGCGCCGCCGATACCCGCGTTGTTGTAGGTGATATCGAGGCGGCCGAACTCGCTGATTGCGCGCTCGATCATGGACTTGATCGCGGCGTCGCTGGCAACATCAGTATGTTGAAAAACCGCGCGCCCACCTGCCGACGCAATTTCCGCGATCGTCGCTTCGCCTGCTTGCGAATTAAGGTCCGCGACGACAACGGCCGCGCCCTCTTTAGCGAAACGCAGAGCCGTCGCCCGGCCCATCCCGCTTGCCGCGCCAGTGATCACTGCGACTTTACCGTCGAGCTTGCCCATGGATTCTCCTTACGATTATGACAGACGCTTGTAAATTCGCTGTAAGTCGCGCGAACCGCGCTCACTTGCCCTTGATTAGCGCCGTCGCCTGCTCGAGCCGGTCGCTATACGCGTTGAGCGCGCCCGCGGTGATTTTGGCGTAACGATTGGCGTCGTTCCAGCGCCGATCTTCGATCGCCTCGGTCACGCCGGGCAGCGTTTTGGCCCGATAACCAGTAAAGCGGCCCGGTGCGTAGATGAGATTCCTGTACCACTGACGCCCGGGCAGGCCGACCTCCGGGGCTAGCGTCTGATCGAGGTCGAGCATCAGCGCGTCCAGCCGCGCGCGCTGTGTGTCGGAGAGCTGAGCGGCGTTGGCCGCGAGCGTCTCGTCATACGCCATCGCGACCCGCTTGAGGCGCGCGACCGCATCTTCGAGCGCGGCGAATTCGATATGCGGAACGCGATCGAGCGCCTCGGGCAGGCCGCTCGACTTGGTCGGATCGTCGGCGAGCTGAAAGGCGCGGTCGCCGATCATCTTGGTTTGGATTTCGGCCTTTTCGCGCTCATCGTCGGCGAGCTTCTTGGCCTGATCGAGATAATCCGCCACGGCGTCGGCAAATGCGCCAGTGTGTTGCATCGGGACTTCGGCCGCGGCCGCACGTAGGACTATCCGCCCGATCGTTTTCGCGAGCAGCGCGTCGTAGACGAAGCCCGGATCGACGAAACGGCTGTGATGCTCGAACGTATCGTAGCGCGAGTGGTAGACCCCGTAGGTCTCGCCCTCGCCCTCGAACGAAACATCGAGCGCGGGAATTCCGAGATGATCAATGAAGCTGGAAAAATCCGAGCCCGAGCCCAGCGCCTCGATCGGAAAGTCCTTGTCAGCCTGTGCGGCGATCTTGGCATCAGCTTTAGCCTGCTCGCCGGCGTCGGGTTCGAGCGCCTCGACCTGCATCTTCGCGCGCAGCCGCTGTCCGATCGGAGCACCGGTCTCCGGATCGATTACGTCGCTCGCCACCTGATTCACCAGATGCCCGAACTCCGGGCTGCCGCCGACGCTCAGCAGACCCCGTCCGTTGGTGTCGGAATTGACGTAGAGCACGGTCTTTTTCTTGAGCTCGTCGGCGTGAGTCTCGGCCCATTCGGTCGAGCCGAGGAGCATCGGTTCTTCGGCGTCCCAGCTCGTATAGACTATCGTGCGACGCGGCCGCCACCCCTGCTTGACGAGCCCGCCGATCGCCTGCGCCTCCGCCAGCAAGGCCGCCTGGCCGGAGAGCGGATCGCTCGCGCCAAAGACCCAGCCGTCATGATGATTGCCGCGCACGATCCATTCATCGGGCAGGACCGCGCCCTTCATCGTCGCGATCACGTCGTCGATCGCTTTGATGCTCCAGTCGGACTTGATCGCCAGATGCGCGACGGCCGCGCCGGGCCCGACGTGATAGGTAATCGGCAACGCGCCGCGCCAGGCGGGAGGAACCACGCGCCCACCGAGCGCCGCGAGCAGCGCCTGCGCATCGGCGTAGGAGATCGGAACGACGGGAATCTTGAGAATCGTCGTCGCCTCGGCTCTGGTCAGCCGCTTCGCGTCTTTGGTCGCGCCGACGCCGGGCGTCAACGGATCGCCGGGATACAGCGTCATGTCGGCGACCGAGCCGCGCTGGATGCCGCGCGGCGGACGCATCGGCCCAACGGGGTAAGTCTCGTCAACCGAGTAGCCGTCCTGCGCGGGATCGGAATAGATGATGCACCCGACCGCGCCGTGGTCCTGCGCGAGCTTCGGCTTGAGCCCGCGCCATCCGGCGCCGTAACGCGCGATCACGATCCTGCCTTTGACGTTGACGCCCAGCCGCGCGAGCGTTTTGTAATCGTCCTGCATCCCGTAATTGACGTAAACCAGAGGCGCGGTGACGTCGCCGTCGCCCTGATAAGTGACGTAGGCCGGCAACGCCGGCTCGGTAGCGGTTGCACTCGAATCGCCGGGGATTGGCGGCTCCTGCAGCGTCGCGACGAAGTGATCAGGCGCCGTCAACTCGAGGGTTTCGCTGAGCGGCGTCGGATAGAGCACCCAGAAAGTTTCGATATGCGCGTCCCAGCCCCAGCTCTTGAACCAGCCGAGGATGCGCTCGGCATTGGCCTTGTCGTGCGGCGAGCCCACCTGGTTCGGCTCGCTCGCCAGAACCTTCACCCAGTCGCGCAAGTCGTCCGGATGGATTTGCGCGTCAAAATTGTGTTCGAGCGGAGCCTCGTCGGACGGCGCCGCGGAGGGCGCAGGGGAGGCCGTCGGTGACGGCGCGGCGAAAGCCGCAAACGCCCATAACAGGCCCGCGGCCGCGAGTAGCATGATCGTGCGCATCGATACGGACCGCGATGGCGCGGAAGGATTTACGGGCGTGCGATCCCGGCGACTGCCGCCATAAGATCGATCGCCTCCTCCTGCGCGGGCCGGACGACGAGACAATGCGCGCCGGAATCCTCCCACGCGCGGTAGCGCGCGCGAATCCGGTCAGGCGGTCCCACCAGCGCGCGCAGGTCTATCAGATCGTCGGGCACCGCGGCGGTCGCTTCGGCCTTCCGACCGGCGAGGAAAAGCTCCTGGATACGCTCGGCGGCTTCGGGGAAGCCCTGCTGGATCATGAGGTCCTTGTGGAAATTCTTGCTGCGCGCGCCCATGCCGCCGACATACAGCGCGACGTCGGGCTTCATGCGATTGAGCGCGGCCTTGACGTCGCGATCGATGACCACCGGCAGCATCGGATAGATCTCAAATTTGTCGAGTGACTTGCCGTTCCCGGCGCGCCGAAAACCCTCCTCCAGCCACGGCCGATAACGCGGCAACGAGCCCGGCACGAAGCCCAGCGGCAGCCAACCATCGCAAATCTCCGCGCAGAGCCGGACTGTCGCCTCATTCTCAGCGCCGAGCAGGATCGGAATGTTCGGGTTCATGTGCAGGATCGACTTGAGCGGCTTGCCGAGCCCGCTCGCGCCGGGTCCGGTGTAAGGAATCGAGATCTCTTTGCCCCGATGCTCGGCCGGCTGCTCGCGGCGAAAGATCTGGCGCATGATCGTGACGTAATCGCGCAGCCGGTAATAGGGACGCCCCCACGGCTCGCCGTACCAGCCCTCGACGATTTGCGGACCGGAGACTCCCAGCCCGACCATCATGCGGTTACCGCCCGCCAGCGCGTCCACCGTGCCTGCGCACATCGCGGCGTTGGCCGGACTGCGCGCCGCGAGTTGGAGCACGCCGCTGCCGAGGCGGATGCGCTTGGTCAGCGCCGCGATATAGGCGAGCGGACTGATCGCGTCGGAGCCGTAACTCTCGGCCGTCCAGACCGAGTCGTAACCCAAAGCCTCGGCGCGAAGAATCCGCTCGATCGGGAGCTTTAGATTCGCACCGGAATAGCCAATCGATAGGCCGAGCTTCATGAAATCTTCCTCTGCAGCGAGTTCAAGTGAGTAGAGTTATCGCTCATCAGTCGCGGAAACGAAAGCGTTGAAGCCGACGGCGAAATTGCGCCAGGTTTGTTGGCGCAGTTGGAACGCACCCGACGATGCGTCCGGCTTAGCTGGCTTCAACCAATTATCATTCTGTTCCTCGGGGCGGGTTGCCGGCTTGAGGCTTACAACGCGGCAAATAGAGCGACTACGCTCACGCAGATCCACTAGTCACAGAAAAGACAGGGGTGGACTCACGAAGATCCGCTCGGTAGATCGGCGCTTCGACGGCAACAGGCAGCGATGGTCGGACCTACTGCTCGATGCTGTGCGCGCGGAGACTGGAACAACTATTCGCAGCGATAGCCCCTACGGTCTTAATATCGGTAGGAAACTTAGACTGGAGGATCGTTCCTTAGATGGGGGCCACTCCGTCGTCCCCACAAGGAAAGTGCCAATTCCTGCAACTGGTGGTCGTATTCCCGATCGTCGCAAAAATCGATGTAGCGGTGGTCTCGCAAAGTATGAGGGAGTTTCAGAACTTTCGCGGTAAATGCCGATCATCCGAAATGCAGGTTCACGTAAGCGCCTAGAGTTTGCTAGCTGAATCTCAAAATGTAGGGCTCCGGAGCGCTGTTTGTCGACCGCGGCAACCGCCGCAGGGGTAATCACGAATAGCAAAGCATCTGAATCGCGGTCTATCTCTGAGGTCATGTAGTCGCTGAAGGACTCGCCATAATTTACCTCAAATTCGTCCAAGCGCACGTCGATTCCCCACCTTTCTCGAAGATCGGTGACCATTTTTCGCACCCAGCCATCCCGGATTGCGTCCTGATGTTTGTAGGAAATAATTGCCCTTGGACGAGGGATCCCTGACGCGGTAACCAATTTAAGAAAACTCCCAAAGCGATCTTCCGCCGCGTTGAGCCAGTCTCCGATTGCCCAATTGATGCTGTCACCATCGTCCTCGCCGCGGTCCTTAGTTCGTTTTCGGAGGTCCAACACAATGCCCCACACCTCAAGCATCTCGCGGCGAGAAAGCTCTTTGGCAAGCTTTAGCCCACTCGCGTAGAATTCCGCTCCGAGTTGCTGAAGCCGGGACATCTGAGAAGGAGAGAGGAGTTGCCGTCTTATGGAGTAGTCAGGCATGTCGATTTCCTTCAGCGCCACTAGGCCCCTTCGGATCATGATGTTACGCTGTCGCCCGGGGTCGCCCGTCCGCAACTCGACGGTTCGTCCCGAATTGATCATTCGCGATCCACCGGCAGTCCGGCCTTCAACCAGCCGCCGAGCCCACCGGCTAGCGGACGGACCGAGGGTATGCCGGCTAACCTAAGGAGTCGCGCCGCACGGACGCTGCTGGCTTCATGCGGTCAAGTGCAGTAGGTGATCACGTCCTTGCTCTTCTCCACCGCCGCAATCCAGCCTGGGAGCTCGCGCGGAACCGGGCTGATCGCTCCGCTGATCCTCACCGGATCCGGCTTACGGGTGACGTCGAGAATCAAGGCGCGCCCTTGGTCCAACAGGCGTTTGGCCTCGAGCGGTTCGATCCGTCTGGTCCGGAAGTCCATCATACTGACGAAGCGGGAGAACCATATTCTGCGCCACCTGCTCTCCTTCGCCGGCCCACCACGCGACGAGCGGGCTAAAGCCGCCGCCGCTTTAGCCTCCGCACTGGAAGGTACATAG from Candidatus Binataceae bacterium includes:
- a CDS encoding toll/interleukin-1 receptor domain-containing protein, yielding MALKEIDMPDYSIRRQLLSPSQMSRLQQLGAEFYASGLKLAKELSRREMLEVWGIVLDLRKRTKDRGEDDGDSINWAIGDWLNAAEDRFGSFLKLVTASGIPRPRAIISYKHQDAIRDGWVRKMVTDLRERWGIDVRLDEFEVNYGESFSDYMTSEIDRDSDALLFVITPAAVAAVDKQRSGALHFEIQLANSRRLREPAFRMIGIYRESSETPSYFARPPLHRFLRRSGIRPPVAGIGTFLVGTTEWPPSKERSSSLSFLPILRP